gcgatttacatcacgcctaaatttggtaaacttctacacaccaaagtACAAGAAGCACACCTACatcacccctgaatgtattgaggagtgcaatttgtagcacacttACAATTTTGAAAAGACAAAAGGCCTGTGACTGTGTGTATCTATAATTAACATGCCTCTGGTAACTGAAACAGAATGGTCCCTTTCTCCAAATTCATCACCAAACAATCTAATATATTTTTACTGGCCATACAAATGCCTCTAATCAGCAATCACATGCAATATTAAAGTGTATGTTTCAGGGGGACAATGACAAATTTACGTTATAATATGATGAAACTGTGCAATAGGTAGTCTACACTGTTGTAAGGATgcatacatatattttttatatttagtgGGTTATGTTCACTTTTATTTTGCAATCTGGTCAGCTATCTTGTAATTCTTGAATTATACATGATTTCTGCCTTTTTTCCTAATAtgaaaaaattattcttacTGCCAATACAAATAGAATGTTACATTCCAAAAATGTTGCTTAATTTCAGCACTTTATTGTTTGAAGAAAAACAACCCAAATGTGTCAAAATCAAGtcaattaaaacatatttttacagGATGCTTAACAGACTTGGACTCGGAAAATTTCTAAGAAGATGACAGATTGGAAGAATTTTTGTAGGCATCTTGGGTATTGCTGATGTTGAGCTATCACAAACTGAGAGGAGGTTTTCAGCACTGACTGTAGAAGCAACGATGGAATCACTGATACAATGTAAGCAAGGAAGAGATGTTAACCAACGAGAGGAAGTAATAAAAGCCTTAAGAGCAGTTGAGAGAATGGATATTGTAGAATTACTAAAGCAATCAGGACAAGGTGGGTAtctttatttaacatttttacagaaaatacattttatgcAGTCTCAAAAAGAAagttacaatttaaattttttaagaatttaattttgctaattatactaaatttatttcataatattgGAAACTTGCTTTTCTTCAACCATGTAGATTTCTCGGAAGATAATTTTAAACAGTTGATTGCAGACTTTTCACAGTGGTTTGATGATCGTGGTCTCCTTAACAGACTACAAGTTCTATGCATAGAAATAGTAGATGACATTCAAGAGTTGAAAAGGGTTACCAGTACAATAAAACTGTTAGCTCTTTTAACTGCATATGAACAATTGAGTCAAACAAATCTTTCTGTCCTGTATGATGCAATAAAAGTAACGGAACAATTTGGCTTTCAGTCGGTCATTAAAGAAAAGCTTCCTGCTTTCAAAAATATCAAGAAGCGTAAGGTAGCATCATTTTCACCACGCACAAGAGAGATCTTTAATCTTGGAAAAAGTCTTAGTGATTCAGAGATAAAAACTCTTGATGGACGATACAACTTCCCGTCTTAAAGGAGTATACAGACAGCTGGAGTTTGATTTTGGACTTTGAAACCCGTGGGTTGCTGAATGAGGCCAAAATAGAAGAGGTTAAAGAGGTGTTAAAAAGATGAAATGGAGCAGACGTTTAGATTTCACCATTTCAACAAGAGGAAGTAATAAAAGCCTTGAGAGCAGTTGAGAGAATGGATGTAGACTTACTAGAAACATTGAGAACAGTGGACCGTAACTCAGttcaacaaataaacaatttgtattaacaATAGGAGATACATAGTTAATAAAGGACAATAAAGAAGATCTATTgaaacaatgtttttaaaagttCCAGATCTTTAAACTATGTTTTAATAGAGCAAAGTAATAGAACATA
This is a stretch of genomic DNA from Antedon mediterranea chromosome 3, ecAntMedi1.1, whole genome shotgun sequence. It encodes these proteins:
- the LOC140043696 gene encoding uncharacterized protein, with translation MDIVELLKQSGQDFSEDNFKQLIADFSQWFDDRGLLNRLQVLCIEIVDDIQELKRVTSTIKLLALLTAYEQLSQTNLSVLYDAIKVTEQFGFQSVIKEKLPAFKNIKKRKVASFSPRTREIFNLGKSLSDSEIKTLDGRYNFPS